The DNA window AGTGTCCTTCTGGATGCCGCTCGAAAGCGCGATCCAACTGCAGCTGTATGTTGGAGGTGCTGAAGATGCGCTTTGCGGTGTGCGGACTCGCAAAGTGCCAGGTGTACTTGCTGAGGCCTTTATGTTTGCCCGATTCTATCACAGTTAGCTTGTCCAACGGACGTCGCTTGACTCCAGTACTGAAGCTCTTGCAAAAGTGCGAAAAGGTTTCCTTGTGCACATGGAAGTTCTGTTGCACCGAGCGCTTGGTAAGCGTGGCGTCTTCCGTTTCCAATGGCTCGCAACTCTCGTTTAGCAGCTCGATTACATGATCCAGCCATGCCGAGTAGGATAGAGCCGGCTGAACGGAAACGTCCAAGCAAACTGATGCTGCCGATGCTGCACCATTCACTATTAACTTCCTTTTGGCCGGCAGAGAGGGCTGCTTCACGGACTTCACCTCGGTCACTATTTCCGAGAACTTGACCGGTGCCTTCTTGACCACCGATATGGTGGCCAGCTCAATGGGCAGCTGATCGGCGACCACAGAGGGCGTGGCCTCGGTGAAAATGGGCGGAGCAGCTAGGATGTTGTAGGGTTCACTGATCAAGGGCAGTTCTATGTCCTCGCTGCAAATATCCAGCTGGTCGGTGGGCTGAAACTGATCCATCAGCTCGATATTGCAGTCGGTTAGCTCGATGGGCTCCGCATAGACATCGCAGTTGGACAAGAGCTGCGAGTCGTTGGCATAGTGGATCAGGGCATCGTTGGTGCCCGAGGTGCTTTGGCTAGAAGTGGCGGCCTGCATGTTGTCCAGGTTAAAGACGCCCTCGGAGAGATTCGGTAGGCCAAGCTATAAACACGAAATGGTTGAAAACTGCTCGAGGTGAAAGGTATAACTCACATCTAGTTGGTCGCCAAAGATGAGTATGTCCACCTGCGGGTCTAGCTCATCCACCATGTCCAGGCTGAGCCGCAAATCCTCGGTGGCCACGTCGCCCAGCGGAGTTTCCAGCTGCGACGGCATCCAGAAGGTCTGCAAACCGCTGGTGAAGTGGCCATAGACACGTTTTCCCTGCGGCGAACTGAGGATGCCAGCCAGGACGAGCAGCAGGTGATCGCAGATCTCGTCCTGCATCACCAGCGAATTATCTGGCTCCACAATGATCTTCAGTTTGCGGCAGGCGCAGGCGTAGCTGCTCTTCTTCTTGGACAGGGCATTGGCAGAGACGGTGACGTGCAGTCGAGCCGCTGGAAAGGATTCGGAGCGCTCGCACTTGACGGCGAATGTGGAGTGATTCAGGCGCTGCACTCCCGGCAggtgctcctcctcctccgcgtACTTGTACAGCTGCCAAAGGTTCTGCTTCTGCTCCAGGCTGATGTTCAGGTTCCACAGCACCTCGCGGGACACGCGGTAGACCTGCGCCTTCGCGAACTCGGCGCCCAGCTCCCGGCAAGCCTTCACATGGACGCAGTCCGTCGGTTCGCCTCCCGTTCGCTTGCACGACTCCACGAAGCACTCCGCCTTGCTGGACACCACTGCAGCGTCCGGCTGCAGCGAGAGCGTGACGTCCTGGATGACCACAAAGTTGCgcggctgctgctccttctcctTGGTCCTCAGCGAGTATACAGTGGAGCCTGGCCGCAGCGACACCAGCTGCACGGCGTCGAGAACGTTCCTGCGCTGCGGACACTCGGAATTCTTGCAGAGCAGCGCCCTGTTGCCGTTGATGGCGCCGCAATGAACACACTTGCGAACGCCGCGCATGGTTCTTGCATCTTAAATTCCAGGAAAATGGCTACAAAATTCGCTTATTAGATTTCGCAAAAGTTTGCCGGCTTTTGATTTGCTTGGCGCAGTGTGACCGTTTCGCTCGCTGATGCCAGCAGGGCTGGCACGCACATTCtacatattaaattaatttataacgGGAATATACTCTTATATTATTGCTACGGTTTTTGCATACactgtacatatattttacttttattttacaTAACATTTGGGCTATTCCAGCCAGCTTGTGTAGAGAGCGCTCCGCAGCCCTGGTCGCATCAGCCGCATGTTATCGATAACCAAATTGGCTGCTTCAATAAGAAATTtgttatttcaatttaaagttgaCTTTCCGCTAAAATGACGCATCCGCTGGAGGCGCCGCAGCGCAGCCGCAAGTACCCATTCGTGCACATGCGCATCGCGGACCACAGCGCGCTGGACACCATCGAGGGGCGCCACAACTGCCGCCTGTGCAACCGATCGCGCAAGTTCTTCTGCTACAGCTGCTGCGTGCCGGTGGgcgagctggaggagctgctgccCCGCCTGGAGCTGCCGCTCCAAGTGGACATCATCAAGCACAAGAAGGAAATCGACGGCAAGAGCTCGGCGGTGCACGCGGCCGTTCTGGCGCCGGCGCACGTGAGGATCCACACATTTCCGGACATCCCCGACTACCGCGAGGAGACGGGCGTGGTGCTCATATTCCCCAGCGCCACTGCGCTCACGGTGCCGCAGCTCTTCGCGCGCAACGTGCAGCTGCAGATCGGCGACAACTACGGGCTGCCCAAGGGCCACCACATGGGCACCATGCTGCGCAGGCGAATGGACGAGGTGGAGGTGAAGGAACTGCAGGAGGAGGTAGATGAGCCGGAGCAGGCGCGGCGAACCTGGACGCTTGACAACCTGCCCGTCCGCCGAGCCGTCTTCATAGACAGCACCTGGAACCAGAGTCGCGGGATCTACGCGGACCCCAGGGTACGTGGCCTGCGAACGGTGGTGCTGCAGAATCGACTGTCGCAGTTCTGGCGCCACCAGCGCGGCAGTCCGCGCTGGTACCTGGCCACCATCGAGGCCATTCACCAGTTCCTCCTGGAGGTGCACATCAATGCCTGGGGCCTGAACACCGCCTACCGCGGACTGGACAACCTGGAGATCACCGAGGGCTTCCATCAGCTGGCGGCGCCGCTGACCAAGCAGGCGGCTAGCGAGGATCTGGGCAGGGAGGCGCCCTACAATGGGCAGTACGACAACCTGCTCTTTTTCTTCGCCCACATGTACGATCTCATACACAAGTACTACGACCACAACGACCTCATCGCCTACCGACGACCCATCTAGCGTTCTAAGTAGTTTGTATCGGAATTAATGGATATATATTGGATGTAGTGAGAAGTACACGTAACTGCTGGTCTAGACTACTGCTCCCACTGGTCCtactgcttcttcttcttcttgcccTCGTCGCCGGACTCGGAGCTCGACGACTTGGCGTCCGTATCGATGGGCTTCTGCCACTTGAGCGCATTGCGACGGTACAGCGGCCACGGCGGAATGGTGATCTGCGCGGGAATCTCGTTCGTTTAGCAATGGCTGCGCTACCGCGACAGCTACTCACCAGCGAGGAGAGCACGAATCCGGCGCCCAGGATGTACACGGTCTGCGAGAACTGCTGCACGAAGGCTCCGTAGACGAGGCCCACGATTCCGAAGAACGTGATGATGAAGCGCGACCAGCGCTCCGCCTTTCCCTGCCCCGCGAAGTCCTGCGGCGGGAGAGTGCGTTAGTGTTAGTGCCAAAGGCTGCGCGGCATACCTACCATATGCGTCTGGATGTCCAACATTTTGTGCAATTCACAAGCTGCGATTCAACAATTTTCGCGTAAACAATTTTCTTTGCGGCACGTCAGCAGATGAATGGTGTGACCGTGCTAGCGGGAAATGCCAGCGGATGGGAATATACTGGAATTGGGCACTCTTTCCGAATTTCCCTTTATTTTTAAGCATGCTTATTTCCCtctttttcaaaattaatgtgtttgaAAATAGGGAAATTGTATGTAGCATTAAATTGTGttttattatgcaaaaaaatataaaatatgcaaacaaaataaatgagtTTAAATAATGCGGAAAGTATGCATCTCTAAATGACGTTTACCTTTGCAGACTAAGCTCTTGAATAAGTTTAATTTACCTCTTCTTTCAATTATGTTTTCTTATGCAAAATATGTTCCACCAAACAAGTAAAATAAGTTTATAGAATTCGAAAATGTTGTatctttaaattatttttttaattttaaaccaTGCAGATTAATGCAAAACAATTGCCCATTTAAAATACAGTTTATGCAGAAAGTGAATTACTTGATACATATATgcttatattttttaagcaaTTATAGTAATTTTATTGAAAAGGCTTGCGATGTGAATAATCGCTCGTTgttcatacatatgtatatttgtacAATGCGTTCATAACGTGGACGTTCTGGCTTGTGTGTCACTATAACTAACTAAATAAGTTAAAGGGCGAAAAGGTGAATGTAAAGTGTATGCTATGGTTCCTAGTCTCGAGGACCTCGCGGCTCCCGATGCATGGCAGGACTCAGGCGCAGGACTCACACCCTGGCGGCCTTCGTGCGCCGCAGCTGGACGACGTTGATCACGCAGACGAGCAGCCAGGCGAGCAGGGCGATCCAGGCGAAGACCAGGGTGAAGTACAGGCAGGCGGCGGTGTTGATGCGCCCGTAGCGCCGCCGCTCGTACGACACGCTCTCCACCAGGTAGTCCATGAAGTCGAAGACGGCGGCGCACGAGAGCCGCGACTTGATCACGGGCACAATGTTGCCCACGCCCTGGATCTCCTTCAGCAGCGACTCCCTGTAATGCTTGCAGGTCACCTCGAAGCCGTCCGTAAAAACGGCCGAGTAGACCAGTTGGTACACGGCCATTATCGTCGAGATGACGGTGGCGGGCAGCCCTACGGTAGTTGggtattataaatatatatatttagttatGTTCGGCGGCGGTGGTTACTCACAGTAGTAGGGCGAGAGGCCATCGGGCGTGAGTTCCGACTCGGTGGTCACCACGATCATGTCGCCGGAGCTGCAAGCAGAGAGCAGAGAGGTGTAAGCAATCAGTTGATGGTGCTACAAGTTGGAGCCCATGGCATTACTCATAGCCAGACGAACGAACGAGTGTGGCTGGCCGATTAACCCCATTGACCCGCAGACACCCGATGGCAATCACCCGCACTCTTACCGCTGGCGAATGGTGGCCGTGCCCGCCTTGGGCTTGCCCCGCCCGATGCACATGCGGTAGCCGTGGTAGACGCCTAGGACAACGGCGaagagcagcggcagcaggagGCCGTAGGTGGCGAAGTGGCAGTAGGCGACGTTGCCGCCCTCGAAGCTGTTGAACGTGCTCTTGCCGTGCAGCACGCAGCCGCAGTTGGTGTCCGGGCAGGCGTTGAGCACGTACTGCCAGTGCGTCCAGGCCACCGCCGAGGTGATGCAGCAGACCAGCGAGG is part of the Drosophila sechellia strain sech25 chromosome 3R, ASM438219v1, whole genome shotgun sequence genome and encodes:
- the LOC6612692 gene encoding uncharacterized protein C2orf42 homolog encodes the protein MRGVRKCVHCGAINGNRALLCKNSECPQRRNVLDAVQLVSLRPGSTVYSLRTKEKEQQPRNFVVIQDVTLSLQPDAAVVSSKAECFVESCKRTGGEPTDCVHVKACRELGAEFAKAQVYRVSREVLWNLNISLEQKQNLWQLYKYAEEEEHLPGVQRLNHSTFAVKCERSESFPAARLHVTVSANALSKKKSSYACACRKLKIIVEPDNSLVMQDEICDHLLLVLAGILSSPQGKRVYGHFTSGLQTFWMPSQLETPLGDVATEDLRLSLDMVDELDPQVDILIFGDQLDLGLPNLSEGVFNLDNMQAATSSQSTSGTNDALIHYANDSQLLSNCDVYAEPIELTDCNIELMDQFQPTDQLDICSEDIELPLISEPYNILAAPPIFTEATPSVVADQLPIELATISVVKKAPVKFSEIVTEVKSVKQPSLPAKRKLIVNGAASAASVCLDVSVQPALSYSAWLDHVIELLNESCEPLETEDATLTKRSVQQNFHVHKETFSHFCKSFSTGVKRRPLDKLTVIESGKHKGLSKYTWHFASPHTAKRIFSTSNIQLQLDRAFERHPEGHFVPYMRPRMEPQVAGQPKKRVVYPRLSLYMVKILFEAAPKDYVGNGVLVTWTPDVLPRSQFGLMHVEFTVETRPPS
- the LOC6612693 gene encoding DTW domain-containing protein 1 translates to MTHPLEAPQRSRKYPFVHMRIADHSALDTIEGRHNCRLCNRSRKFFCYSCCVPVGELEELLPRLELPLQVDIIKHKKEIDGKSSAVHAAVLAPAHVRIHTFPDIPDYREETGVVLIFPSATALTVPQLFARNVQLQIGDNYGLPKGHHMGTMLRRRMDEVEVKELQEEVDEPEQARRTWTLDNLPVRRAVFIDSTWNQSRGIYADPRVRGLRTVVLQNRLSQFWRHQRGSPRWYLATIEAIHQFLLEVHINAWGLNTAYRGLDNLEITEGFHQLAAPLTKQAASEDLGREAPYNGQYDNLLFFFAHMYDLIHKYYDHNDLIAYRRPI
- the LOC6612694 gene encoding signal peptidase complex subunit 1; translated protein: MLDIQTHMDFAGQGKAERWSRFIITFFGIVGLVYGAFVQQFSQTVYILGAGFVLSSLITIPPWPLYRRNALKWQKPIDTDAKSSSSESGDEGKKKKKQ
- the LOC6612695 gene encoding uncharacterized protein LOC6612695, with translation MSYYAERALSLLYPLAIVSSLVCCITSAVAWTHWQYVLNACPDTNCGCVLHGKSTFNSFEGGNVAYCHFATYGLLLPLLFAVVLGVYHGYRMCIGRGKPKAGTATIRQRSGDMIVVTTESELTPDGLSPYYWLPATVISTIMAVYQLVYSAVFTDGFEVTCKHYRESLLKEIQGVGNIVPVIKSRLSCAAVFDFMDYLVESVSYERRRYGRINTAACLYFTLVFAWIALLAWLLVCVINVVQLRRTKAARV